ATAACGTACCATGTCCCCAAGCCACTCTTCCCAATAGCAGGCAGACCTAACCTTGGAAGGATCATTGACGACTTAAACAGATCAGGATTCCAACATATTGTAATAAATGCCTTTCATTTAAAAGAAAAAATCAAGGAATACATCGTATCAAATCATCCAGATTGCGTTATATCAGAAGAAGATGAACTCCTCGGCACAGGGGGGGGAATAAAAAATGCGAGCCGTTTTTTAAATTTCTCCTCCCCCATCCTCGTTGTAAATTCAGATGTAGTCACAAACTTCCCTTACGAAGTACTAATGGACTATCATAAAGGCAATAATGCCTTTGCCACTTTACTTCTAACAGATTTTGGCCCCTTAAATTCCATAAAAGTTGATGATGAAAAGGTTATAGGAATCAATACCGGCTACAGAGAAGCATGTCTTTGTTTTACTGGCATCTCCGTAATAAGCCCTGAATTCCTTTCTATGTGTCCGAATCGTTACCCTTTTTCAAGCGTAGATATCCTGAAAGAGGCCATTAAGTCAGGCAAGGCAGTCCGTTACCTCCAAGGAGAAAAGATCTTTAAGAACTTCTTCTGGCAAGACCTTGGCACTCCAAAGGGCTATCTTAAGGCACACGAACTGTTTTTAAATTTCAAAGGGATCACTCCCCCCACACTCCATCAAGACTTAAAGGTAATAGACTGGGCCTGGGTAGACGAAGATGTAAAAATTCCTGCCCATACAACCCTTTGTAGATGCGTGGTATGGCCAGGTACAGAAATAAAAACAACCACTAGTTTCAAAGACATGGTACTCACCCCATATGGAGTCCTTAATGGAGGATAAACTCTTTAAACAAATTAAACCACTTTGGACTGGGCTCACTGGATGCTATAACGGCTATGGTAAACCAATTCCATGTGAGGGGAGCGGACAGGATGGGGAATTTAAAAAGGGAGTTCTTTGGCCCAAACCCCGTTTTGAAAAAAAAGGCGAGGTCGTTATTGATCTTTTGACTGGCCTCATATGGACTACTAACGCCAACCTATACGGCTTTCCTGTATCATGGACCGAGGCCATTGACTACATAAGAGAGATGAATTCGAAGAATGCCCTTGGATTTTCATCATGGCGACTCCCAAACAGGAGAGAGCTAAGGAGTCTCCTAGACCTCGGTGCCAAAAATCCATCTCTCCCCAAGGACCACCCATTTAAAGACGTCTTCAATGGATGGTATTGGACCTCCACTACCTTTGCTGGTCTTCCCCAGTATGCTTGGTGGATCCATATGGAAGGGGCCAGGATGTTTTATGGAAGGAAGGACCAATATGCAATGTTCTGGCCAGTCACTGGCAGAGAAAAAGGCGTACTTTTGGCCACAGGTCAGGGGGATTGTTTTGATGAAAAGGGAGAAAGGATACTTTGTAATGGAAGCGGTCAGGATGGCGAGTTCAATATTGGAGGCTGGCTTTCAGAAGGGAGATTTAAAGTCGTAGACGACGTAAGTGTTTTGGATAGACTTACAGGCCTTACCTGGACAAAAGACGCAAATCTCTCTAAAGAGACAGTCATATGGGAGGAGGCCCTCTATTTAATCGCTGAACTGAATAAAAATTCCTATGGTTCAAAAAATGACTGGAGACTTCCCAATATTAATGAACTTGAATCCCTAGTAGATTGCTCCCAGGCATTTCCAGCATTGCCAAAAGGCCATCTCTTTGAGGACCTTCAAGAGGTTTACTGGTCTTCTACCACAAGCTTCTATGAAACTGATTGGGCCTGGGCCCTTTACCTAGGGAAAGGTGCCACTGGGGTGGGCAAAAAAGATGTAAAGGGATTTTCTGTCTGGGCAGTAAGGGGAGGATGAGGGCCTCATATTAGTTTCTTGGCCTGGGGTTCTCAATAGGGCTATATTTGCTTTATTGGTACTAATGGCCTAAGACCTGATGCCTTCAATGCATTCAATAATGACCTTATATTAAAGGTATTGACTCTCACAAAAATGACCCCTTTTTCCCTCAATCTAACAAGCCTGGTAAAGTCGATCCCCTTTTTAAACAACACATCCACGAGGGTCTTCATGACAAAAGGAGAGCCATCATCTTCTATCTCGATTAGCGTAGAGCCCTTGTCTCCAAGCCCAAATATACTGCCATATGCCTCTATGAGGTCCCGTATCGAAAATATGCCCACAAGCTTCCCCTCTCTGTCTATCACTGGTATGGCCCCAACCTTATGATGTTCGAATAGCAACAACGCGTCATCTAATGTTGAAGATGGACCAAGGGTACAAAGATCCCTACTCATAATGGTCTCCACCTTTGTATTTCCCACTTCTTCGAGGAGGCCATCTTGATAACCACTGGATGCAACAGATGAGGGGTATGCCGATCGAATATCTCTGTCAGTTACCATCCCTATTAGGTGTCTTCCGTCGTCTACTACTGGCAGGTGCCTGAAATTGTGTGCCTTGAGTATGTCTCTGGCCTGTCCTATGGTTGTATCAGGTCTGATAGAAATGGGATCTGAAGTCATGTGGTATCTGATGTACATTATAAATTGGTCCTCCTTATTGAGCCCTTAGTGCCAATCCTCCAAGATACCTCTCACAAGAGGCTGACAGAGCCTCAAGATGATAGCCACCTTCAAGGATAGTCAATAGTCTGCCCCCACAATACTTATCTGCCCAGAGTCTTGCAGCTATGCCGAGGTTTCCGTAAACCCTTGTGGGATATGAAAGCCCTGACATGTCGTCCATTTCATGTCCGTCAAAACCTGCAGCTATTATGATCACCTGAGGATTAAAGGACTCAAGTGCAATATTTACCTCTTCCTTAAGGATTTCCATTACCTCATTTTCTCCAGCCCCAGGAGGAAGAGGTATGTTCAATGTAGCCCCCCTCCCCTGTCCTTCACCCCGGTCCTCGCTGTAACCAGTACCAGGAAAACTGAAAGTGGGGTGCTCATGAATGCTTATGTATAACACAGTTGGGTCCTCTAAAAAAACTCCCTCAATGCCGTTACCATGATGGGCATCCCAGTCTATAATCGCAATTTTTTCCCTACCATAAACCGACTGCCAGTAGCGAGCCGTAATTGCAACATTGTTGAGGAAACAAAAGCCTAGTGGAATCTCCGCCTCTGCATGGTGTCCAGGGGGTCTGACGCAGCAAAATACGTATTTTGCCTCACCTGCCTCGATTAGATCTACCCCTTTGAGACATGCCCCAACGGCATATAGAGATGCTTCAAATGTATCGTAGGATACGGAATTGTCAGGATGACCGAAAAACTCCTTTCCAGATAGACAGGTCTCCTCAAATCTAAAAAGATATTCATCACTATGAACCAATTTCAGGTATTCCCTCTTGGCTTTGTCTGCCTTTACGATCTTTAGAGAGGGGCCCAAAATGCTCTCTTTTAGCCTTTTCAATATGACTTTCAATCTTTCTGGTGATTCAGGGTGATCTATATGAGTCTGGTGCAATAGACATTTTTCGTGTGTTATCAAGAAGATATCATCAAATTTTGCCAATTAATTCCTCCTCTTTTTTGACCTTCGACCTCTTAAAGGGCTATCAACAAGATCAAGGGAGTACCTGATCAACTCGTCCTGAACTTCACTCTTTTTGAAACCAAAACTCTCTGCAAGGGACCTCATCTTAAAATTGTCCCTTAGGATATCCATGTAAACCATCCTCACACCTTGACTCCTTGCAATCTCTAAACACCTCTTCATTAGTATTTTACCCACTCCCTTTCCCTGCCATGGATCACCAACAACCACTGCAAATTCACTAGATTCCCTGTCCGGCAGTATAGTCAGTCTCCCAACGCCAATGAAACGCTCCTTTTCCCCCTCATTAACAGTGGCAACAAGTGCTATTTCCCTGTCATAATCTATCTGACAATATCTCACCATTTGTTCATGTGGAATCTCTGATATGGGCTGGAAAAACCTCATGAGGATGGTCTCAGGAGAAAATGTCTCGAAGAGCTCATACATCTTTGGTTCATCTTCTGGCTTAATAGGCCTAATCAAAAAAGGAGTCCCATCCTTCATCTTTGCATCGTCTATGAAATGGCAGGGATACGGACATATGACAAGATTTGAGGGACAACAGGGCCCTGTGGCCATAAATATCCTCTTTCCAAGGCCTTCATCCAGGACAATCCTAGCATCTAGGCAGACCCCTCTCTTTTCCCCAATATAGAATGGATTGATGTCGATCTCCTGGATCTGGGGAAAATCCACCAATAATTGTGAAAACCTGATGAGGGTCTGCTCAAGGAGTTTTATAGAGGGCCTTGGATATGCCCGATGGGCTAAATATTGATATATCTTGGTCTGCTCCATTAAACGTCGGGCAAGCGTCTGATTCAGAGGTGGAAGGCCTACTGAATAGTCCTTTAGTGTCTCAAACAGCCGGCCACCAGTCCCGAAAAGCACACATGTCCCAAAGGTCGCATCCTTTTTTGCCCCAATGGCTATTTCATGACCATCCCAATAAATCATTGGCTGGACAGTTATCCCCATAATCCTTGCATCAGGCCTATTGTCTCTGACGTTTTTGATTATCCAGTCAAATGCATCTTCTATCTCGTCCTTGCCAACATGGAGTCTAATTCCTCCTATGCGTGCCTTATGGGTGATATCCGGAGAGTCGATCTTAAGGCCGACTGGGAATTCCACCTTATTGGAGATCTCTCTCAGCTCTTCCTTGTCTCTGACGAGGAAAATCGGTGGAGACTCTATTCCATAATAAGAGAGTACGAGTTTTGATTCCCTTTCTGTAAGAATGCGACGTCCTTCTGAAAGGACCCGATTGAAGATTGCTTCGACCCCTTCTAAGTCAGGCATAAAATCTTCCAGGATGTTGGATGGGGTCTCATGTAACAGGCTGAGGTTATAGCTATGTCTAAACGTATAAATAAAGCTCTTAACTGCCTGTTCAGGAGTAACGAAGGTTGGTATGCCATTTTTATTGAGAAAATTTCTGGCCTTTTCCATGTCTCCTGTTCCCATCCAACATGCCAAAATCTGAGATGATTTGGCCTTTCGGGAAAGCTTTACCAGATGCTCTGCTGTCTCCTTTGGTCTTGTGGCAAACTGGGGGGTCAAAATCACCAGGATTGCGTCCTTTTCATGTTCTTCCATGCATACCTCAAATACCTGCCTGAGGAGTTCGGGCGAGGCATCAGAAAGGCAGTCTACAGGATTTTTGCGAGACCAATATTTAGGAAGTAGATTATCTAATCTATTGATGGTGCTTTCACTCAACTCACAAAGCCTTCCACCGTACTGGATCAGTGTATCAGTAGCCAAAATTGCAGGCCCACCTGCATTTGTAATGATCAAAAGGCGATTACCAGTAGGAGAAGGCTGTTTTGAAAGGGCCTCTGTTACATGAAAGAGCTCTAGGGCATCCTCTACCCTTACTATACCTGCCCTGGAAAATACGGCGTCATATACTGAATCTTCTCCTGCAAGCATTCCTGCATGTGTATGCGAATAACGGCTGGAAGCCTGGTATCTTCCACCCTTTACCACTACTATTGGTTTTGCCCTGGAGAGTGCCCTTGCTGCGCTTACAAACTTTCTTCCATCCCGGATGGCCTCAACGTGCATCACCACTGCCTTTGTGTCTGGGTCCATTGCCAAAAAGTCCAATATATCACCAAAATCAACGTCTGCCTGGCTACCTATGGAGAAGAATGCGCTTAGCCCTACGTGTTTGCTTATGGCGTAATCGAGAATTGCTGAGGCAAAGGTGGCACTCTCACTCAAAAATGCCAGCTTACCAGGTTTCAAAGCAGGCCTTGTGGTACTTACATGTACGGAATGTCTTGGTCGTATAAAGCCCGTTGAATTTGGCCCCAGACACCTAATACCGTACCTATATGATGCACTCTGAACAGTCTGGATATATTTCTCAGGGTCTTTTACCTTGTGTCTGAAGTCGTTTGCCAGTATGAGGGCAGACTTCACCCCCATTTTTCCACACGTATCAAGATCCTCGAGTACCTCTTCAGGTTCGCCGCAAAGTACTGCAAGATCTACCTTCTTAGGAAGACTCTTTAGGGATGGATATGTCAAAAGCCCTGAAATTGATTCACATTCTCTGGATATAGGGAAAATAACTCCCCTAAAGCCTGTAGAAAGGAGATTTTTGATAAGTACATTACCAGGAGAATTGGCCTCAGGGGCTGGGTTCACCCCAAGGACGGCAATGGTGCTCGGTGAAAATAGGTACTGAAGAGATTTAACACTCAAGACTATTCTCTTTTGCCTCTTCTACGGCAGGCACTTTTTGCACCTGCAATATCCTTTTAAAAAGGCCTGCTCTCGAGTCTTAAATATCACCTTGTTTTCACGCCATGTCCTTCGCCCATAGGGGCACCATGGTCTGTGAAACCTAAGGCTCTTCCTATTACCTATATAATATGGCTCAGGCCTTCTGGGGGAAAGGGACCAAAGCCCAATCTTATTTATTATAGCATGGCGTTGCGCAGAGAGGAGCCTGTCTTTGTATGGTATGTCTTTTTGAAAGAGGCATACAAAAGCAAGCCCCTCCCTCACGAGAACTTCATTTACAAGGGTACCGTCTTTTAAAAAGACATATGCCAAAAGCCTTCCAAACCTGTCTCTCTTTCTAGGGCCATACTCAAGGCGTACCACCCTGCCCTGGACTAGTGCCCTGTTGCGTTTTTTAGCGGCAATCCCGTATGGCTCACCTTTTTGGTCATCATGAGGGATCTCAGGGGCATTGATCCCAAGATAGCGCACCTTCTCTCCATTGCTCAATACAATGGTATCACCATCTATGACGTATTTTACATATGCATTCCCGGCCCAGAGATTACACCCGGTTCCAACTGTAAAGATCGCCAGGAACAGTACTAAAAAGAGGACAGGATATTGCCTTTTCATGCGGTCAACCGCTCAAGTGCTTCATTGTATCTGGCCATAGTCTTTTCCACAATGTCATCTGGAAGCTCTGGTGCAGGTGGCGTCTTGTCCCATTTGATGGATTCCAGATAATCTCTCACGAACTGCTTGTCAAAGCTTGGCTGTGACCTACCTGGCTCATAGCCATCCAAGGGCCAAAATCGAGAGGAATCAGGGGTGAGCACCTCGTCTATCAGTGTCACCTCTCCGTCTATGATCCCAAATTCAAACTTTGTATCTGCAATGATCACGCCTCGCTCTTTAGCATAGTCTCTGGCCTCAATGTAAAGCCTCAGGCTAAGATCCCGTATCTTCTGGGCCACATCTTCCCCAACTAGGTCCACTACCTTTTCAAAGGAGATATTTTCATCGTGTTCGCCTACCTCTCCCTTGGTAGATGGAGTAAATATGGGAGTAGCAAGCTCCTGCGACTCGATCAGTCCCTCTGGAAGGGATATTCCACAAATCTTACCGGTCCTTTTATAATCTTTCCATCCTGATCCGGTTATATAACCACGCACAATGCATTCAACAGGTAGCGGCTTTGCCTTTTTAACAAGCATACTCCTGTCTTTTAGTATGGCAGCGTGGGATCTAGCTGGCTCAGGGTAGTTTGAGGGGTCACTTTCCAACACGTGGTTCTTTACCAGGTCCTTGAATTTT
The genomic region above belongs to Dissulfuribacter thermophilus and contains:
- a CDS encoding nucleotidyltransferase family protein: MQAICLAAGLGTRLRPITYHVPKPLFPIAGRPNLGRIIDDLNRSGFQHIVINAFHLKEKIKEYIVSNHPDCVISEEDELLGTGGGIKNASRFLNFSSPILVVNSDVVTNFPYEVLMDYHKGNNAFATLLLTDFGPLNSIKVDDEKVIGINTGYREACLCFTGISVISPEFLSMCPNRYPFSSVDILKEAIKSGKAVRYLQGEKIFKNFFWQDLGTPKGYLKAHELFLNFKGITPPTLHQDLKVIDWAWVDEDVKIPAHTTLCRCVVWPGTEIKTTTSFKDMVLTPYGVLNGG
- a CDS encoding CBS domain-containing protein; its protein translation is MYIRYHMTSDPISIRPDTTIGQARDILKAHNFRHLPVVDDGRHLIGMVTDRDIRSAYPSSVASSGYQDGLLEEVGNTKVETIMSRDLCTLGPSSTLDDALLLFEHHKVGAIPVIDREGKLVGIFSIRDLIEAYGSIFGLGDKGSTLIEIEDDGSPFVMKTLVDVLFKKGIDFTRLVRLREKGVIFVRVNTFNIRSLLNALKASGLRPLVPIKQI
- a CDS encoding DUF1566 domain-containing protein, with amino-acid sequence MEDKLFKQIKPLWTGLTGCYNGYGKPIPCEGSGQDGEFKKGVLWPKPRFEKKGEVVIDLLTGLIWTTNANLYGFPVSWTEAIDYIREMNSKNALGFSSWRLPNRRELRSLLDLGAKNPSLPKDHPFKDVFNGWYWTSTTFAGLPQYAWWIHMEGARMFYGRKDQYAMFWPVTGREKGVLLATGQGDCFDEKGERILCNGSGQDGEFNIGGWLSEGRFKVVDDVSVLDRLTGLTWTKDANLSKETVIWEEALYLIAELNKNSYGSKNDWRLPNINELESLVDCSQAFPALPKGHLFEDLQEVYWSSTTSFYETDWAWALYLGKGATGVGKKDVKGFSVWAVRGG
- a CDS encoding histone deacetylase family protein, translating into MAKFDDIFLITHEKCLLHQTHIDHPESPERLKVILKRLKESILGPSLKIVKADKAKREYLKLVHSDEYLFRFEETCLSGKEFFGHPDNSVSYDTFEASLYAVGACLKGVDLIEAGEAKYVFCCVRPPGHHAEAEIPLGFCFLNNVAITARYWQSVYGREKIAIIDWDAHHGNGIEGVFLEDPTVLYISIHEHPTFSFPGTGYSEDRGEGQGRGATLNIPLPPGAGENEVMEILKEEVNIALESFNPQVIIIAAGFDGHEMDDMSGLSYPTRVYGNLGIAARLWADKYCGGRLLTILEGGYHLEALSASCERYLGGLALRAQ
- a CDS encoding phosphoribosylaminoimidazolesuccinocarboxamide synthase gives rise to the protein MSNAVFETNIEGLKLKSRGKVRDIYEVDDDTLLIVATDRISAFDVIIPTPIPGKGKVLTQMSLFWFEKFKDLVKNHVLESDPSNYPEPARSHAAILKDRSMLVKKAKPLPVECIVRGYITGSGWKDYKRTGKICGISLPEGLIESQELATPIFTPSTKGEVGEHDENISFEKVVDLVGEDVAQKIRDLSLRLYIEARDYAKERGVIIADTKFEFGIIDGEVTLIDEVLTPDSSRFWPLDGYEPGRSQPSFDKQFVRDYLESIKWDKTPPAPELPDDIVEKTMARYNEALERLTA
- a CDS encoding thermonuclease family protein; protein product: MKRQYPVLFLVLFLAIFTVGTGCNLWAGNAYVKYVIDGDTIVLSNGEKVRYLGINAPEIPHDDQKGEPYGIAAKKRNRALVQGRVVRLEYGPRKRDRFGRLLAYVFLKDGTLVNEVLVREGLAFVCLFQKDIPYKDRLLSAQRHAIINKIGLWSLSPRRPEPYYIGNRKSLRFHRPWCPYGRRTWRENKVIFKTREQAFLKGYCRCKKCLP
- a CDS encoding bifunctional acetate--CoA ligase family protein/GNAT family N-acetyltransferase, which gives rise to MSVKSLQYLFSPSTIAVLGVNPAPEANSPGNVLIKNLLSTGFRGVIFPISRECESISGLLTYPSLKSLPKKVDLAVLCGEPEEVLEDLDTCGKMGVKSALILANDFRHKVKDPEKYIQTVQSASYRYGIRCLGPNSTGFIRPRHSVHVSTTRPALKPGKLAFLSESATFASAILDYAISKHVGLSAFFSIGSQADVDFGDILDFLAMDPDTKAVVMHVEAIRDGRKFVSAARALSRAKPIVVVKGGRYQASSRYSHTHAGMLAGEDSVYDAVFSRAGIVRVEDALELFHVTEALSKQPSPTGNRLLIITNAGGPAILATDTLIQYGGRLCELSESTINRLDNLLPKYWSRKNPVDCLSDASPELLRQVFEVCMEEHEKDAILVILTPQFATRPKETAEHLVKLSRKAKSSQILACWMGTGDMEKARNFLNKNGIPTFVTPEQAVKSFIYTFRHSYNLSLLHETPSNILEDFMPDLEGVEAIFNRVLSEGRRILTERESKLVLSYYGIESPPIFLVRDKEELREISNKVEFPVGLKIDSPDITHKARIGGIRLHVGKDEIEDAFDWIIKNVRDNRPDARIMGITVQPMIYWDGHEIAIGAKKDATFGTCVLFGTGGRLFETLKDYSVGLPPLNQTLARRLMEQTKIYQYLAHRAYPRPSIKLLEQTLIRFSQLLVDFPQIQEIDINPFYIGEKRGVCLDARIVLDEGLGKRIFMATGPCCPSNLVICPYPCHFIDDAKMKDGTPFLIRPIKPEDEPKMYELFETFSPETILMRFFQPISEIPHEQMVRYCQIDYDREIALVATVNEGEKERFIGVGRLTILPDRESSEFAVVVGDPWQGKGVGKILMKRCLEIARSQGVRMVYMDILRDNFKMRSLAESFGFKKSEVQDELIRYSLDLVDSPLRGRRSKKRRN